One segment of Ziziphus jujuba cultivar Dongzao chromosome 12, ASM3175591v1 DNA contains the following:
- the LOC107429310 gene encoding serine carboxypeptidase-like 50 gives MESMNFNFFNLPFIIVFLFFLHQKPAYSSLLFPKEALPNKSGYLPVNRSSESAIFYTFYEAQKPISSISQTPLLIWLQGGPGCSSMIGNFFELGPWRVNFNKKADEPLALEPNSGSWNRIFGLLFLDNPIGTGFSITAKPEEIPRDQNSVADHLFAAVSAFVKLNPSFRSRPLYITGESYAGKYVPSFGYYILNKNPHLPEISRLNLAGLAIGNGLTDPVTQVATHASHAYFSGLVNEKQRVELERAQLETVKFIENANWNEAENARNKILSLLRNMTGLATLYDYSKKAPYKDDMVDELLQIGEVKKALGAKESIVFQGCSDLVNGALHEDVMKSAKFMVDFVVEKKMKVLLYQGFFDLRDGVFSTEAWVKTLKWEGIGNFLSAERKVWEVNGELAGYVQKWGKLSNTVVLGAGHLVPSDQSINSQVMIEDWVLDKGLFANVDQ, from the coding sequence ATGGAGTCAATGAACTTCAATTTCTTCAACCTTCCATTTATAATCgtcttcctttttttccttcatcAGAAACCAGCATATTCATCTCTTCTTTTTCCAAAGGAAGCCCTCCCCAACAAATCCGGGTACCTTCCGGTCAATCGGAGCTCTGAATCCGCCATTTTCTACACCTTCTATGAAGCCCAGAAACCCATTTCCTCAATCTCCCAAACCCCACTTCTCATTTGGCTCCAAGGAGGCCCTGGATGTTCCTCCATGATCGGCAACTTCTTCGAGCTCGGACCTTGGCGAGTCAACTTCAACAAGAAAGCTGACGAACCCCTCGCACTCGAACCCAATTCGGGTTCTTGGAACCGGATTTTCGGACTCCTCTTCCTGGATAATCCGATCGGAACCGGGTTCAGTATCACAGCGAAACCAGAAGAGATCCCGAGAGACCAGAACTCGGTCGCCGACCACCTTTTCGCCGCGGTCTCTGCGTTTGTCAAATTGAACCCGTCGTTTAGATCTCGCCCGCTTTATATCACCGGCGAGAGCTATGCCGGGAAGTATGTTCCTTCATTTGGGTACTATATTCTGAACAAGAACCCGCATTTGCCGGAGATTTCGAGGTTGAATTTAGCGGGTCTTGCAATCGGAAACGGGTTGACCGACCCGGTGACCCAGGTAGCCACTCACGCTTCACATGCTTATTTCTCTGGTTTGGTCAATGAGAAACAGAGGGTTGAATTGGAGAGAGCCCAATTGGAAACGGTTAAGTTCATTGAGAATGCGAATTGGAACGAAGCAGAAAATGCAAGGAATAAGATCTTGAGTTTGCTGAGGAACATGACTGGTTTAGCCACTTTGTATGATTATTCAAAGAAAGCTCCATACAAGGATGACATGGTGGATGAACTTTTGCAAATTGGTGAGGTTAAGAAGGCCTTGGGAGCTAAGGAATCTATTGTGTTTCAGGGTTGCAGTGATTTGGTGAATGGTGCATTGCATGAGGATGTTATGAAAAGTGCGAAATTCATGGTGGATTTTGTGGtggagaagaagatgaaggtTTTGCTTTACCAGGGTTTTTTTGATCTGAGAGATGGAGTTTTTTCCACTGAGGCTTGGGTTAAGACGTTGAAATGGGAAGGAATCGGAAATTTTCTTTCCGCAGAGAGAAAAGTCTGGGAAGTGAATGGTGAACTTGCTGGGTATGTTCAGAAATGGGGAAAATTGAGCAATACTGTGGTTTTAGGTGCTGGGCATTTGGTTCCTTCAGATCAGTCAATTAACTCACAGGTTATGATTGAAGATTGGGTTTTGGATAAAGGGTTATTTGCTAATGTTGATCAATag